TGACCTTGTTTCAAGGGCTAGAGTTATTGCAACATCCTGTTTCTCTACATTCTCCGGGGGATTTATTTGGCACCAATGGCGACTTTGATGAATTAAACCGGGACGAGAATTGTGGACTAAAGACCATGAATAATAAATAGTCCGCTCAACCATGCGGAGTTCCTCTGATCGCCCCGCCTATCCCAGCATAACCCACATGACCTAGTTTCGGACGTATGACATTTCGAGTACCGGTACCTGTCTTTAGGCTTTGACTGACACACAATTGACGTTCAACTCCATTGAACCTTGAAGGACGTGAAGTGAGACGTATTTTTGTTCTTCTTCTTCCTGTACCTTTCACTCAGTTTGCCAATGAATAACGGAAACGATGCGTTATTATAAAGGCTGCGTAAATGTGTATTAGTCAATGATAGCCTATATCAAGGTCTTGATTGCTGGATGTGTCTAATCTTTTGGATTTACCTGGGGGTCAAGAAACAACTGAGAGGACACATAATTATCATGAGCGTTTCCCTCTGAAGCACTGGATTAAGTGAATTTCCTGTATAGGCTACCTCTGTCATTTCCTGTATGACACCTGTCATAGTTTTTTATTACATGTGGGAAGAATAATTCTACTGACTCAGGGAAGTTCATGCTCATGAAAAGCATGTTCATGAATGGTTCTATTATGACTACACTTTATGAAACTTGCATTTGTTTTTGATACTGTTATTGAGATCAAAGGTTTGCATTGAGAAGGGAATTTTTGACAAATGAAAAAGGGAGAAAGGAATTGACAGGAAATCGTCAGGGATTATGACATCAGATGCTGTCTGTCAATAATCAAGAGGACCATGCTGTGATTGACAGctagatcaataaaaacataTCAGCCGAGCAATAAACGCCAGCCAAGAGGATCTGAGGGCATTTTTATGGCAATGACGACAAAAGAACAAGTGCTTTTAAGGACAGAGCAAGTAGAGCGTGTTCAACCACTCAACAGAGATTTATTGGAGCCAACCAATCATCAAACAGTCCGTCCTTCTCCTCATCCAATCATGTTCTTGAATTGCGGCCAATTGCTCCCACCCCTGCTGCGGCACGCAGATGTCCCAGCCCGCATCACGGAGAGCTTCATCCTGTCCGGTTACCGATTCCCCAACTACAGcctcgcccaatgcctgctctcagCCTTCCGGCCCACCAATGAGACCGGCAACTTCTGGACCCATTTCCTGCCAGTCTTCATCTTTGCCTTCTACTTCCTGGAGCCGTTCTGTTTGGAGGGCGCTCCGCCCACCGGCGACCCTTTCTTCTACCCGCTGTGGAACTACTTCATGGGGGTGTTGTGCCTGCTGATGGCTAGCAGCATGGCTCACCTCCTCAACTCCATGTCTCTGGTCATAAGGGAGGTGTGCTTTTTCGTGGATTATGGAACCATCAGTGCTTACACCGTCGGGTCTTCATTGGCCTATTACTACTATATCCACCCCAGGGCGGGGATCCTGGAATTGAGGATTGGGAGACACAACAACACCCACCAGGACCCTTCTTCGTCATCGTCATCATTGTCCTCGGCCATGCCAGAGTTCAGCGTGTTTTTCGAGACCTTATACATCCCCAGCTCCTGCCTGGTGGCCATCATCTGTGTCCTGGCCTGCTGCAACACCCGCCAACGCTGGAGGACCTACCGCTATATCATACGTACCCTGGTATTCCTCCTGCCCTTCCTGGTGGCCTCCACGCCCATCTTCTAccgcctcctccactcctccccctacctcccaacctcctcctccttctcctcctcctcctccatgaccCAGTTCTTCTGCCGACACTGTTTCTGGCTGGTGGTGTCAGCCCTGTTCAACATTAGCAAGATCCCTGAGCGACTGTCACCGGGTAGGTTTGATATCTGGGGGCATAGTCACCAGTGGTTCCACGTCTGCACCTTCCTGTCCATCCTTGATGAACTTCATATGATCAATGGGGAAGTGAGGGCTATACTCCTTCACCCAGTCCTGGTGGTCCCCCCAGCCACCCCTCCACACCTCCCTGGCCCCACCTTAGCCTCCACCTACGGGGTGATGCTGGTCCTCCAGGCCTCCATCGCCTCCATCATCGCCTGGTTCTCCTGGTGCGCCAACAGCATCTACAAACCCCAGGGAGTCCAGTTGGAGAAAGAGTTCCTCACTAAAAGACATCTAAAGTGTCACTGATATTGGGATCTGATTTGATGAAGAGCTCTGACTTTATTTCAAGACGTAGGCCAGTCAGTTAGTAGATGAATTGACTTAATTTATTTAATCACTTGAACAATACAGCACATATCGTTTATGAAGGTTACCACTCACGTAATATAAAAAGTAGCATGTGTTTTCATGTATTGTTTTCATTTTTAGTCACTCTGTAACATTCACTAGTTCTGTAGCCTGCTTTGTTTTTACCTTCACCCAGTGATTTCCCCCTTTTCCTTGGACTATGTGGGTAACTTTAGCTTTGAAAGGGTAAGTGGCGGTCAGCAaatattcaagggtttttgtttttCGAGTTCACCATGGGGGTCCTATTTAGTCCACTGGATTAGGAACAGTGTTTTGTGAGGTTGGAACACCTTGGCGGTTCAGTCAAGTCCCCTGGGGTTCAGTCAAGTCCCCTGGGGTTCAGTCAAGTCCCCTGGGGTTCAGTCATGTCCCCTGGGGTTCAGTCAAGTCCCCTGGGGTTCAGTCATGTCCCCTGGGGTTCAGTCAAGTCCCCTGGGGTTCAGTCAAGTCGCCTGGGGTTCAGTCAAGTCCCCTGGGGTTCAGTCATGTCCCCTGGGGTTCAGTCATGTCCCCTGGGGTTCAGTCATGTCCCCTGGGGTTCAGTCATGTCCCCTGGGGTTCAGTCATGTCCCCTGGGGTTCAGTCAAGTCCCCTGGGGTTCAGTCAAGTCGCCTGGGGTTCAGTCATGTCCCCTGGGGTTCAGTCATGTCCCCTGGGGTTCAGTCAAGTCCCCTGGGGTTCAGTCAAGTCCCCTGGGGTTCAGTCATGTCCCCTGGGGTTCAGTCAAGTCGCCTGGGGTTCAGTCAAGTCCCCTGGGGTTCCAGGACTCACATTCTGTTCTAGAACAAGATGATAATTCTATTCCTTAAGGGGGTTTTAAGGTAGAGGACATTGGAAAGGTGTTGTTACCCTCGGAGAACTAAGATCCACATAGGATCAACATGTTAACAATGCCCTTTAAATGTCATAGGGAGATTTAAGAAACGTTTGCTGCCATGCTGTCTTTTAACGCTTCCTCGATTAATCTCCTTCAACCTTCCTCCACTTCCCCTACCGTCTCcgactgatctctctctctttctctctctctctctctctttatctctctctttctttatctatctctctctttctttctctctctctctttatctctctctctctctttatctctctctctcactcgatTAGTCTCCTTCAACCTTCCCCCACTTCCCCTACCGTCTCTGACTGATAATACctcttcatatctctctctctctatctctcactctctctctctatttatctctctttatctctctctatctcactctcaaattctctctctatatatatatctctcgcACACTCGCAATTTCATTTTCCTTCATGTTATACTTAATCTCTCTTCATACATTCTTGATACCTTCTCAAAACTCGCTGTCATGCCACACACAGTTTAATTTCCTACCGCTTTCTCACAAGCCGTctttgctcccgagtggcgcagctgtctaaggcactgcagctcagtgctagaggcatcactacagaccctggtttgatcctggccgtgatcgggagtcccatagggtggagcacaattggcccagcgtcgtccgggttaggggagggtttggccgtcattgtaaaataagaatttgttcttaactgacttgcctagtttagtaaaggttaaataaaaaaaacaggaagTGGGGTAGCCTTTCCGACAACAGAAATAGACCAACACCTCACTCGGTCTTACATTATTGCACTCTGAGGGGTGGAATCCAGAGGGTGGAGCCCAACTTCATATGCACTTTTACATACAGCATATTTCTAACACGTTTCTGATGATGACTTGTTGATCTAATCTTCTAGACCACAGATTTGTACTGCTATCAATATCAATGGTCAACTTCATACAATCACTGCATGTACTGTACACTGATTGCACTGAAAAACTTTCCATACTTTATTTATGGTAAAGAAACAAGGGCTTGAAACAGACAGTGATAGAACTTTCTTTTTTACCTGCGGTAAAATCTATACATCTGAAGCCGTAGTGAGGATAGATACATTGTataaaccacaggaggttggtggcaccctaattgggaggacaggctcgtggtaatgactggagtggaatcagtggaatggtaacaaacacatggtttccaggtgtttgatgccattcccttCACTCTGTTCCAGCttttattatgagctgtcctcccctcagcagcctcctgtggtataCACTCTTATCAGCAGATCATTGATGATGTGTTACCCTGCTCAGACATTGctgacgcatgccagatcttacagcGCCTTGATAGGTATTTTACCTATCATGTGTTATAGCAATCTGGGGCCTGACGGCACAATCGATGACCTGGCATGCAATGTCTGAGCAGGGTAACATGACCTGAATGTTGACAATGTGGACGATTGGATGAGACCACCAGGAAAAAAACACTCTGGTTAGATttgcactcaaccaatcaggttACTTTGAGGAAGTTGTTTACCAATGAGACTCCTGAAGGATGATTGTTTATTTGTCTCTCAACCAATCATGCAAATATTTGCATGAAATAGCCTCCTCTTATGTAGATAATTAGCAGTAGCACGTTTAAATACTCCTTCTGAATGTTCATTTCCTGGGAATGTAAGAGAGACAGCAAGACATGCTTCTATctgagacagacatacagtagatTAGCTAGCATAAACAATGACGTTATAATTGCTATGCTCCGGACATTCTCATGTCTCCTCCCCCatatctctgctctcctctctcttcttggTTATGGAttctactgctgtctgtctcttcttGGTTATGGAttctactgctgtctgtctcttcttGGTTATGGAttctactgctgtctgtctcttcctggtTATGGAttctactgctgtctgtctcttcctggtTATGGAttctactgctgtctgtctcttcctggtTATGGATtctagtgctgtctgtctcttcttGGTTATGGAttctactgctgtctgtctcttcttGGTTATGGAttctactgctgtctgtctcttcctggtTATGGAttctactgctgtctgtctcttcctggtTATGGAttctactgctgtctgtctcttcctggtTATGGAttctactgctgtctgtctcttcttGGTTATGGAttctactgctgtctgtctcttcctggtTATGGATtctagtgctgtctgtctcttcctggtTATGGATtctagtgctgtctgtctcttcttGGTTATGGAttctactgctgtctgtctcttcctggtTATGGAttctactgctgtctgtctcttcctggtTATGGAttctactgctgtctgtctcttcttGGTTATGGAttctactgctgtctgtctcttcctggtTATGGATtctagtgctgtctgtctcttcctggtTATGGAttctactgctgtctgtctcttcctggtTATGGATTCTACTGCCGTCTCTTCCTGGTTATGGAttctactgctgtctgtctcttcctggtTATGGATTCTACTGCTGTCTCTTCCTGGTTATGGATtctagtgctgtctgtctcttcctggtTATGGAttctactgctgtctgtctcttcttGGTTATGGATtctagtgctgtctgtctcttcctggtTATGGAttctactgctgtctgtctcttcatgGTTATGGATTCTACTGCTGTCTGTGTTTAGTTCTGTCTTCTTTTGAAGAATTATGCCATCAGTTAttgagaaaagaaagagaaagcatGTCTTGTGTTTAAAATGCTTAAAATGTAAGAGTCTGATCTGAATAATTTATATCAGGGCAAGCCGTAGATATACATAACAGAGTTCTGCAAACTATCCTCCATTTTAGCTCCAAATTTCCATTCCCAATCTCCATGGATAACTCTATTTATGGGTAAAACTTTGACTCTTTTGGTTTTGCCCTCTCCCACGCTCTGAGTTTATTTTCACAGTGACAGTGGACCAGGCCAGTCCCGTCTTAGAGATGAAGTGCAGTGATGAAAAAATAATGTCGAAAAATTGTCCAAGTCAACGTGGATTTCCTTGTTGTTATTGCTGTCATTGTCCAATTTGTGCTTCACTACAGAGTCTGATGTTTGGATTGAATCCAAAATGGTGTGCTGTATGTTGCTCCTAGCCTGTGTGGTTGCCAGATGTGTTTCTGCTTTAGCCCACTTTAGTAAACTGCTTTGTTGACTCAAACATTGGTTGGTTGTAGTGACCATGACATTGTGGCAATAACGAGGAAAGCCAAATTGCCAAAGGTTGGGCGTAAACTAATTTATAAaagatcattaaaaaaaattctagGACTCTTCTGTTGAAGATGTATAACAtgtatgttggtctgatgtgtatgAGGAAGGGAATCCAGATGCAGCACTGGAAGTATTTGTAGAAATATTCCTGCCAGTTGTTGACCAGCACCTGTTAAGAATATAACTGTAAGAACTGTTAGGGCCCCTGGATTGATGATGAATTTAAGAATTCTTTGGTTCATAGACACAATGCAAAAGAGATGGCATACAAGTCAGGCTGctcagctgattggttgacattCTGTAACTTGAGACATTTTGTGACTAAACTTAacaaaaataagattttttttcttctattacCTAACAAaccaagataaatgacataaaacacaatggaaaaggctttggagcaccttaaatgataTCATGGGCAGAAAACCCAATTCATCTCCATCGTTCATTGAAGTTGATGGATAATTTATAACAAAACCTTTCGATGTTAGCCATTCATTTCAATTACTATCTCACTAGTAGTGGAAAAACTCACAAGTGAAATTACAACATTGAACAAGTGAACCATCATATTGTTATATAAAATATCTAATAATGAAAAAGAAggattgctgttttgaatttggtcaagttagtgctggagaggtggaaaaactattgttatccatcagtaatgataagccaccaggtatagacaaccttaaTTAACCTATTGAGGacggtagcagactgtattgccacccctatttgatatatctttaaccaaagcctaaaggaATGGGTGTGTCCACAGGCCTGGAAGGAAGCTAAACAAATTCCActgcctaaaaatagtaaagcaccctttgctgGCTCCAACAGCCGcccaatcagtttgctgcctgttcttagtaaactgatggataagattgtgtttgaccaaatacaatgctatttttcagagaacaagttacctactgactttcagcatgcatatagagaagggcactcaacttgtactgtactgactcagatgactgatgattggttaaaaTAAATGGATAGTAAGATAGTAGTTGGAGCTGAATTGTTAGATTTCATtgcagcctttgatgttattgaagaaactcacttgctatggctttacatcacctgcTATTTGGTTGGAATGTTGGATAAGTAACATTCCATTGGGTTGGAATGTTGGATAAGTAACATTCCATTGGGTTGGAATGTTGGACAAGTAACATTCCATTGGGTTGGAATGTTGGACAAGTAACCTTCCATTGGGTTGGAATGTTGGACAAGTAACATTCCATTGGGTTGGAATGTTG
The DNA window shown above is from Salmo trutta chromosome 8, fSalTru1.1, whole genome shotgun sequence and carries:
- the paqr9 gene encoding membrane progesterone receptor epsilon encodes the protein MAMTTKEQVLLRTEQVERVQPLNRDLLEPTNHQTVRPSPHPIMFLNCGQLLPPLLRHADVPARITESFILSGYRFPNYSLAQCLLSAFRPTNETGNFWTHFLPVFIFAFYFLEPFCLEGAPPTGDPFFYPLWNYFMGVLCLLMASSMAHLLNSMSLVIREVCFFVDYGTISAYTVGSSLAYYYYIHPRAGILELRIGRHNNTHQDPSSSSSSLSSAMPEFSVFFETLYIPSSCLVAIICVLACCNTRQRWRTYRYIIRTLVFLLPFLVASTPIFYRLLHSSPYLPTSSSFSSSSSMTQFFCRHCFWLVVSALFNISKIPERLSPGRFDIWGHSHQWFHVCTFLSILDELHMINGEVRAILLHPVLVVPPATPPHLPGPTLASTYGVMLVLQASIASIIAWFSWCANSIYKPQGVQLEKEFLTKRHLKCH